One Coccinella septempunctata chromosome 1, icCocSept1.1, whole genome shotgun sequence DNA window includes the following coding sequences:
- the LOC123322902 gene encoding uncharacterized protein LOC123322902, whose amino-acid sequence MLSFGGGGLVNSIINKLPFELHLPGYHYCGPGTRLSERLARNDPGINKLDEACKEHDIAYSKHTELSDRHIADKILEDKAWERVKSKDGTFKEKSAALLVTGAMKMKRKMGTYGSSE is encoded by the coding sequence atgtTATCATTCGGAGGTGGAGGTTTAgtgaattcaataattaataaattacCTTTCGAGTTACATTTGCCTGGATATCATTATTGTGGCCCTGGAACAAGACTTTCAGAACGTCTTGCTAGAAACGATCCGGGTATAAATAAACTTGATGAAGCTTGTAAGGAACACGATATAGCTTATTCCAAACATACGGAATTGTCTGATAGACATATTGCTGATAAAATATTAGAAGACAAAGCTTGGGAACGAGTGAAGTCCAAAGACGGCACATTTAAGGAGAAAAGTGCTGCCTTGCTAGTCACCGGAGCAATGAAAATGAAACG